A window of Zingiber officinale cultivar Zhangliang chromosome 5A, Zo_v1.1, whole genome shotgun sequence contains these coding sequences:
- the LOC121980134 gene encoding proline-rich receptor-like protein kinase PERK2, producing the protein MAWMGEEKTEAEKRETTASPVPPPSDVPATGDLPPTASSKPRPPSLPRRPPTTSASPHSSEPCPPSLRRSSPRRPPSHGLRRPRRTPAVSASPPSLPPAPSPAPISSAALLHTPTHKKSPSIFQLQHRLPPSSAVSSAGLPRRLRPPSSAISSALSSRLPPSSALSSLDLQRQLRTKALASQHPAPPSASIADLQRRLPSASLTSSNLPSSTSIRFQRPPSLAPCGQSNLKII; encoded by the exons ATGGCATGGATGGGAGAGGAGAAGACGGAGGCTGAGAAACGGGAGACAACAG CGAGTCCTGTCCCCCCTCCCTCCGACGTTCCAGCCACCGGCGACCTCCCTCCCACGGCCTCCAGCAAGCCCCGTCCCCCCTCCCTCCCGCGGCGACCTCCAACGACCTCAGCGTCGCCTCACTCCAGCGAGCCCTGTCCCCCCTCCCTCCGACGGTCCAGCCCCCGGCGACCTCCCTCCCACGGCCTCCGGCGCCCGCGGCGAACTCCAGCGGTCTCAGCGtcgcctccctccctccctccagcGCCGTCTCCAGCGCCGATCTCCAGCGCCGCCCTCCTGCACACGCCAACGCACAAAAAAAGCCCTAGCATCTTCCAACTCCAGCATCGCCTCCCTCCCTCCAGCGCCGTCTCCAGCGCCGGCCTCCCTCGTCGCCTGCGGCCTCCCTCCAGCGCCATCTCCAGCGCCCTCTCCAGTCGCCTCCCTCCCTCCAGCGCCCTCTCCAGCCTCGACCTCCAGCGCCAACTCCGCACAAAAGCCCTAGCCTCTCAACATCCAGCGCCGCCTTCAGCCAGCATCGCCGACCTCCAGCGCCGCCTCCCTTCAGCATCGCTGACCTCCAGCAACCTCCCGTCCTCCACCTCCATTCGATTCCAGCGACCTCCGTCTTTGGCACCGTGTGGACAGAGCAATTTGAAGATTATTTAA